The window CGGGAAATTTTCTCCCGAAAAATTCTTTGCTCAAAGTCCGACGGACCATTACTCCATTTGGGATTCCGTTACCGTTAAAAGCCAGCTTGAAAGATACGGCTTTAAAATTTTAAAAACGGTTTCGATAGGGCATCATCCGGAGCGGTTTAAATTATTTTTTCCGTTAAAAAAGAACGGAATACTTTGGCGCATTGTTTCGTCAATAAGCAAAATTTTTAAACTAGGCGACAGTATGGAAATATATGCGATGAAACAGGGTACCTTGGAAGATTTATAAATAAAAAGCGGTAAAATTTATGTAATTTTTTAAAATTTTAAAAAATTCGGCAATAAAAAGTCTTTTTTTAAGAGCTTTAGAATATTTTTTGTTGCTTTTTTATATAAAGATTGTTAGTTTAGTATAAAATTTCTTATTAGGAGTAATATTTATGCTAAAAACAAAAAATCTTATTAAATTGATTGTACCTTTTTTAACGGCCGTTTTCATATCCGGATGTACGAAAATGCAGGCTGAAGAAAAAGGAAATTCGTTTTACGGAGGAATGACTATGGCAAAGAATACAAAAGAAATATACTTTGCGGGCGGCTGTTTTTGGGGAGTTGAAGGGTATTTCCGCCAAATACCCGGTGTAAAAGAAACCGACACAGGTTATGCAAACGGAAAAACCGATAATACAAGCTATAAACAAATAGCTTCAAGCGACCATGCCGAAACGGTTAAGATAGAGTATTATCCTTCCATCGTCAGTTTGCAGGAATTACTTGCCCATTATTTTAAAATCATTGACCCTACTTCCATTAACAAACAGGGTAATGATACGGGGCGGCAATACAGAACCGGTATTTATTACACGGATAACTCTATTTTACCTGAAATAAAAGATTTCGTAAAGTTTATGCAGGAAAAATATTCCAAACCGATTGCAGTTGAAGTGGAACCTTTACGCAATTTTATACTTGCCGAAGAATACCATCAGGACTATCTTGAAAAAAATCCTGGAGGTTATTGTCATATCGATTTAGGGCTTGCACTTCGACCCCTATATGATGAAAGTTCTTTTAAAACGCCTTCCAAAGAGCAGCTGAAAAAGAACCTTACAAAAACACAGTATGAAGTAACACAGGAAAAGGCTACGGAAAGACCGTTTACAAGCGAATATGACAAAATGGACGAAAAAGGAATTTATGTCGATATAGTAACCGGCAAACCTCTTTTTTCTTCTTCCGATAAGTACGATGCAGGCTGCGGCTGGCCGAGTTTTACAAAACCCAT is drawn from Treponema pedis and contains these coding sequences:
- the msrB gene encoding peptide-methionine (R)-S-oxide reductase MsrB, translating into MLKTKNLIKLIVPFLTAVFISGCTKMQAEEKGNSFYGGMTMAKNTKEIYFAGGCFWGVEGYFRQIPGVKETDTGYANGKTDNTSYKQIASSDHAETVKIEYYPSIVSLQELLAHYFKIIDPTSINKQGNDTGRQYRTGIYYTDNSILPEIKDFVKFMQEKYSKPIAVEVEPLRNFILAEEYHQDYLEKNPGGYCHIDLGLALRPLYDESSFKTPSKEQLKKNLTKTQYEVTQEKATERPFTSEYDKMDEKGIYVDIVTGKPLFSSSDKYDAGCGWPSFTKPITTSALQYLEDKSHGMNRTEVVSKTGGAHLGHVFEDGPADKGGLRYCINGASLRFIPYEKMKENGYGDYLPYVK